A DNA window from Drosophila sechellia strain sech25 chromosome X, ASM438219v1, whole genome shotgun sequence contains the following coding sequences:
- the LOC6620216 gene encoding uncharacterized protein LOC6620216 isoform X1, translating into MAAKRNRDADIVKHKLNLRVRFKKLVRAVIMNQTWLSDEEEQGISMNVKKNVALMRQKRKPGMLTVADKALLRSNPAYRTIEERKKLCILIAGLNCFSRIPPKIRARMVPVLKFMSINEPRVIIKNGDMPMTVYFILNGEVEMKKNTNNKAIKLEDAVAEAIFGPGDCFGDVEMVEECPRMNTYLALSSCEVLSIYDIDYERILKPHMLKQWNEKKLALKAFDYFDFLTPDQIILACKYSYLVQYEPLETIYMGDKDSLGYVRFVLSGECVILQCLSMKVTNTEGEVDYELTEINKDDGLEMFQSWKDVTSRNSFLDIQDILASSTSSEEVEGGTKKKQAMRKMGLAEIQKFCGLRTSNTPSRKKSKQRRTLTTAAQARKTQLIQSLRRGTPWLPSVIPNDDDDDDDDDDGDGHMDEDYLGYAEDLYDEVDTDDSSYDSNSSSSSVSMDRTLVQVQLKPRSADSSTPSEKKASSSSSEIFTASSVTNEKTLVDESPKPVKEPVETHFIDVGSLTYGSVFGLGEKMEHRVIMARTVVQCLLLPRFWLLEEEQNPGNIWHRRRFYFECNVPSRQDLFTNFLKTRQWNKFRHDYIESLLDREEKGNITKEEDIPIMCRIVETSDDAT; encoded by the exons ATGGCGGCCAAGCGAAACCGCGATGCGGATATCGTCAAACACAAGTTGAACCTACGGGTGCGATTTAAAAAATTGGTTCGCGCTGTCATTATGAATCAGACTTGGCTTTCCGATGAAGAGGAGCAGGGCATCTCGATGAATGTGAAAAAGAACGTGGCATTGATGCGACAAAAACGAAAGCCCGGCATGTTGACCGTAGCG GACAAGGCACTATTGCGTTCAAATCCCGCTTACAGGACGATTGAGGAACGAAAAAAGTTGTGCATATTAATAGCAGGACTAAATTGTTTCTCTAGAATTCCACCG AAAATTAGAGCACGCATGGTGCCAGTCCTAAAGTTTATGTCCATCAATGAACCACGTGTGATAATCAAAAATGGTGATATGCCTATGACCGTCTATTTCATATTGAATGGTGAAGTCGAGATGAAAAAGAACACAAACAATAAG GCTATAAAACTAGAAGACGCCGTTGCAGAAGCTATTTTTGGTCCAGGAGATTGTTTCGGAGACGTAGAAATGGTTGAGGAATGCCCAAGAATGAACACATATCTAGCCCTGT CTAGTTGTGAAGTCTTATCGATATACGATATCGATTATGAGCGCATCCTGAAGCCACATATGTTGAAACAATGGAACGAAAAGAAGCTTGCACTAAAAGcatttgattattttgattttttaactCCGGATCAG ATAATTCTAGCTTGCAAGTACTCGTACTTGGTTCAATATGAGCCCCTAGAGACCATTTATATGGGGGATAAGGACTCTTTGGGTTACGTGCGATTTGTTCTTAGTGGAGAGTGTGTAATTTTGCAGTGTTTAAGTATGAAG GTCACCAACACCGAAGGAGAGGTTGACTACGAGCTAACCGAAATCAATAAGGATGACGGTCTTGAAATGTTTCAGTCTTGGAAAGACGTTACAAGTCGTAACTCgttcttagacatacaggaCATTTTGGCCTCGTCCACCTCCTCTGAGGAAGTTGAAGGGGGCACAAAGAAGAAACAAGCG ATGCGCAAAATGGGTCTAGCTGAAATTCAAAAGTTTTGTGGTCTCCGGACCTCTAACACACCGTCTCGAAAAAAATCAAAGCAGAGAAGAACCTTGACTACGGCGGCACAGGCCAGAAAAACTCAATTAATACAGTCGCTGCGACGAGGAACTCCTTGGCTGCCAAGTGTAATACCtaatgatgacgatgacgatgacgacgacgacgacggtGACGGCCATATGGATGAAGATTATTTGGGCTATGCCGAAGATCTCTATGATGAAGTTGACACGGACGATAGCTCATATGATTCCAATTCCTCGAGTTCCTCTGTCTCCATGGATCGTACCCTCGTGCAAGTGCAGCTTAAACCACGCAGCGCAGACAGCAGCACTCCGTCCGAGAAGAAAGCATCCAGTTCATCGTCAGAAATATTTACGGCGAGTTCGGTGACCAATGAGAAGACTTTAGTAGACGAGAGTCCCAAACCAGTTAAG GAGCCCGTTGAGACTCATTTTATAGACGTAGGCTCGCTGACCTACGGTAGTGTTTTTGGACTGGGCGAAAAGATGGAGCATCGTGTGATAATGGCACGCACTGTTGTTCAGTGCCTGCTCCTTCCGCGCTTTTGGCTCCTCGAAGAGGAACAGAATCCGGGCAACATTTGGCACCGCCGTCGTTTTTACTTCGAGTGCAACGTGCCGTCGCGCCAGGACTTGTTTACCAACTTTCTGAAGACCCGGCAATGGAACAAATTCCGTCACGACTACATTGAAAGCCTGCTAGATCGCGAGGAGAAGGGCAACATTACCAAGGAGGAAGATATACCAATTATGTGCCGCATCGTGGAGACTAGCGACGATGCTACATAA
- the LOC6620217 gene encoding uncharacterized protein LOC6620217 isoform X2 gives MESEGSRSEDIGRTKTGPNLSEESLGSSTSSSVLNSWTILPVVKEKDDGLEAKTEVLTDLRPSSRADKQKNERCNRPAAEDPQADDISDGISIISDCESTDRISPNLFLREPLLGDLGFGDLPTSPVELIAPISTDQQLSEYPEREPEQQQPESKSVVRSKLDLQLPPLVQNGLTAFFYVASTLAILAFVGKLRNPEWQVLGEEKPLIELERRVGELELQNNLLRAEIDIMSKKLQYLASGQDATMQRQGAGRAKGKTFKAWPGNGDSVQPVDITKADLKQPFQCDNGQFVEIAGMCLENKQHLDSLTDEIGNAVNDVLQQSGAFHKFEKVTEKLGNFAGAEDTENVDPKGFHSKRNDGPQTVTSHGQSSKLADGSKERYRPKYKQEYNSNERKQRRRNEDHDRRSRTDDHSREQGKTKCYDQSSNKRGCYNKKSNEEHSNENSKERYPNHDSGSGEWHERMMLQRENTRHKHQKRNNKNWFIKRGESREQMRSGETQS, from the exons ATGGAGTCGGAGGGCAGCAGGAGCGAAGACATTGGGCGCACTAAGACCGGGCCCAATTTGAGTGAGGAGTCTCTCGGGAGCAGCACCTCATCGTCGGTACTCAACTCGTGGACCATTCTGCCAGTGGTTAAGGAGAAGGATGACGGACTGGAGGCGAAGACCGAAGTGTTGACGGATTTAAGGCCGAGCAGTCGGGCGGATAAGCAGAAAAACGAGAG ATGCAACAGGCCTGCAGCCGAGGATCCTCAGGCAGATGATATTTCTGATGGCATTTCGATAATCAGCGATTGCGAGAGTACGGATCGCATATCACCGAATTTATTTCTGCGCGAACCCCTATTGGGTGACTTGGGTTTCGGTGATTTACCAACTAGTCCCGTGGAACTGATTGCCCCAATTAGCACTGACCAGCAGCTATCGGAGTATCCTGAGCGGGAGCcggagcagcaacagccggAGTCCAAGAGCGTTGTGCGCTCCAAATTAGATCTGCAGTTGCCGCCGCTGGTGCAAAATGGCCTGACCGCCTTCTTCTATGTGGCCTCCACTTTGGCCATTCTAGCCTTTGTCGGCAAACTACGCAATCCGGAATGGCAGGTGCTCGGTGAGGAGAAGCCCCTGATCGAACTGGAGCGCCGAGTGGGTGAGCTGGAGCTACAAAACAATCTACTGCGTGCCGAGATCGATATCATGTCCAAGAAACTGCAATATCTCGCATCTGGACAGGATGCAACGATGCAGCGACAGGGAGCTGGTCGTGCCAAGGGCAAGACCTTCAAGGCCTGGCCAGGAAATGGTGATTCGGTTCAGCCCGTGGATATCACCAAGGCCGATTTGAAGCAACCGTTTCAGTGCGACAATGGCCAGTTTGTTGAGATCGCTGGCATGTGCCTGGAGAACAAGCAGCATCTCGATTCTCTAACAGATGAGATTGGAAATGCCGTCAACGATGTGCTACAGCAGTCTGGAGCCTTTCACAAGTTTGAAAAGGTCACCGAGAAGCTGGGCAACTTTGCTGGTGCCGAGGATACCGAAAACGTTGATCCCAAAGGTTTTCACTCGAAAAGAAATGATGGTCCACAAACCGTGACTTCCCATGGCCAGTCATCGAAGCTGGCGGATGGTTCGAAAGAACGTTACAGGCCAAAGTATAAGCAAGAGTACAACTCCAACGAAAGAAAGCAGCGGCGACGGAATGAAGATCACGATCGCCGCAGCCGTACAGATGATCACTCACGGGAGCAAGGTAAAACTAAATGCTACGATCAGTCCTCCAATAAACGAGGGTGTTACAATAAGAAATCCAACGAGGAGCACTCCAACGAGAACAGCAAGGAACGCTATCCCAATCACGATAGCGGTAGTGGCGAGTGGCATGAACGAATGATGCTACAGCGAGAAAACACTCGCCACAAACATCAGAAGCGGAACAATAAGAACTGGTTCATCAAGCGAGGCGAAAGTCGCGAACAGATGCGTTCTGGAGAGACCCAAAGCTAA
- the LOC6620215 gene encoding protein Tob2 isoform X2, with amino-acid sequence MHIEIQVALNFVISYLYNKLPRRRVNIFGEELEKALRDKFQDHWYPEKPFKGSAYRCLKTGDPIDSVLERAARESGVPIGDILENLPSELSVWIDPGEVSFRIGEKGAVKILYTENNENHEDSHSADREVTKMFNPEAQCFRPIDAVNTTMNNMSLSPKAQHQAGSSPHSAASSSPTYKGSPNRTISGSCSSVSAAGSGTGSASRSGSNHAPGPGAAPCPVPGNGATANAAAAAFMQRGAQTPLTFTTATFAQTKFGSTKLKTSSKRTNSSAYRMSPTEFSNYIKQRAMQQQMHHGHAVVPSAGSSVTAAYGGLDAVSPARSLSPNPLSLAGNQNQSVSGSSADSYYYPNMAINMYPQYGTPRCLFESHFSADVSSMGLYVSGTAGAAVAAVGSVGANKYSTYLEPCYYGSGHANNTQQHPQQQNRGGMDRPNSSESCFGLNVDCGSVVLEDSSSSSSAAAATVAVTIAGDSSAENSPLSTPTVAAINVGKATSPPSNSTSSSSSHPTQQVEQPSSSSGNGNGNANANANGNNGNNSNSNTKLIDGISAFYGTGSSYQQLLVAN; translated from the exons ATGCATATTGAAATCCAGGTCGCCTTGAACTTCGTCATATCCTATCTCTACAACAAGTTGCCGCGCAGACGTGTAAACATATTCGGCGAGGAGCTAGAGAAGGCCCTACGCGACAAGTTCCAGGATCACTGGTACCCAGAAAAACCCTTTAAG GGATCTGCCTATCGCTGCTTGAAGACCGGGGATCCCATTGACTCGGTTTTGGAAAGGGCGGCTAGAGAAAGTGGGGTCCCAATCGGCGATATCCTAGAAAACTTACCAAGCGAACTTTCCGTGTGGATAGATCCTGGGGAGGTCTCTTTCCGCATTGGTGAAAAAGGAGCGGTAAAG ATTCTTTACACGGAGAACAATGAAAATCATGAGGACAGTCACTCTGCAGATCGCGAAGTCACCAAAATGTTCAACCCGGAGGCGCAGTGCTTCCGACCCATCGACGCCGTTAACACCACTATGAACAATATGAGCCTGAGTCCCAAGGCGCAACACCAAGCTGGATCCTCGCCGCACTCGGCCGCGTCTAGTTCGCCCACCTACAAGGGCAGTCCGAACCGTACGATCTCTGGCAGCTGCAGTTCCGTTTCCGCAGCGGGATCTGGCACGGGCTCTGCTTCTAGATCAGGATCCAATCATGCACCCGGTCCAGGTGCCGCTCCATGTCCCGTACCCGGAAACGGAGCCACCGCCaatgcagctgcagcggcaTTCATGCAGCGCGGCGCCCAGACGCCATTAACATTCACCACGGCCACCTTTGCGCAGACTAAATTCGGCAGCACCAAGCTGAAGACCAGCTCCAAGCGCACAAACAG CAGCGCCTATCGCATGTCGCCCACTGAGTTCTCCAACTACATCAAACAGCGTGCaatgcagcagcagatgcatCATGGCCATGCAGTTGTCCCGTCCGCAGGATCATCGGTAACGGCAGCATATGGCGGCCTGGACGCCGTCTCGCCTGCCCGTTCCCTGTCGCCAAATCCCCTATCGCTGGCCGGAAATCAGAATCAGTCCGTATCGGGATCGTCGGCCGATTCGTATTACTATCCAAACATGGCGATCAATATGTATCCACAGTATGGCACTCCACGCTGCCTCTTTGAGTCGCACTTCTCGGCGGATGTTAGTAGCATGGGTCTGTACGTGAGCGGAACTGCTGGTGCTGCAGTCGCCGCAGTCGGAAGTGTTGGCGCCAACAAGTATAGTACTTATCTGGAGCCGTGCTACTATGGCAGTGGCCATGCCAACAACACCCAACAGCATCCGCAGCAACAGAATCGTGGCGGAATGGATCGTCCAAATAGTAGCGAAAGCTGCTTTGGCCTCAATGTGGATTGCGGCAGTGTTGTGCTCGAGgattcatcatcatcgtcatctgcagcagctgctACTGTGGCCGTTACCATTGCCGGGGACTCATCGGCGGAGAACAGTCCTCTAAGTACACCTACCGTGGCAGCCATAAATGTAGGAAAAGCCACCAGTCCTCCTTCCAATtccaccagcagcagtagTAGCCATCCAACTCAACAAGTGGAACAGCCGTCCTCCTCATcgggaaacggaaacggaaatgcaaACGCCAATGCGAACGGAAACAACGGTAACAATTCCAACAGCAATACCAAACTGATCGATGGCATAAGCGCCTTCTATGGCACCGGATCATCGTATCAGCAACTATTGGTTGCCAACTAG
- the LOC6620215 gene encoding protein Tob2 isoform X1, giving the protein MHIEIQVALNFVISYLYNKLPRRRVNIFGEELEKALRDKFQDHWYPEKPFKGSAYRCLKTGDPIDSVLERAARESGVPIGDILENLPSELSVWIDPGEVSFRIGEKGAVKILYTENNENHEDSHSADREVTKMFNPEAQCFRPIDAVNTTMNNMSLSPKAQHQAGSSPHSAASSSPTYKGSPNRTISGSCSSVSAAGSGTGSASRSGSNHAPGPGAAPCPVPGNGATANAAAAAFMQRGAQTPLTFTTATFAQTKFGSTKLKTSSKRTNSSSAYRMSPTEFSNYIKQRAMQQQMHHGHAVVPSAGSSVTAAYGGLDAVSPARSLSPNPLSLAGNQNQSVSGSSADSYYYPNMAINMYPQYGTPRCLFESHFSADVSSMGLYVSGTAGAAVAAVGSVGANKYSTYLEPCYYGSGHANNTQQHPQQQNRGGMDRPNSSESCFGLNVDCGSVVLEDSSSSSSAAAATVAVTIAGDSSAENSPLSTPTVAAINVGKATSPPSNSTSSSSSHPTQQVEQPSSSSGNGNGNANANANGNNGNNSNSNTKLIDGISAFYGTGSSYQQLLVAN; this is encoded by the exons ATGCATATTGAAATCCAGGTCGCCTTGAACTTCGTCATATCCTATCTCTACAACAAGTTGCCGCGCAGACGTGTAAACATATTCGGCGAGGAGCTAGAGAAGGCCCTACGCGACAAGTTCCAGGATCACTGGTACCCAGAAAAACCCTTTAAG GGATCTGCCTATCGCTGCTTGAAGACCGGGGATCCCATTGACTCGGTTTTGGAAAGGGCGGCTAGAGAAAGTGGGGTCCCAATCGGCGATATCCTAGAAAACTTACCAAGCGAACTTTCCGTGTGGATAGATCCTGGGGAGGTCTCTTTCCGCATTGGTGAAAAAGGAGCGGTAAAG ATTCTTTACACGGAGAACAATGAAAATCATGAGGACAGTCACTCTGCAGATCGCGAAGTCACCAAAATGTTCAACCCGGAGGCGCAGTGCTTCCGACCCATCGACGCCGTTAACACCACTATGAACAATATGAGCCTGAGTCCCAAGGCGCAACACCAAGCTGGATCCTCGCCGCACTCGGCCGCGTCTAGTTCGCCCACCTACAAGGGCAGTCCGAACCGTACGATCTCTGGCAGCTGCAGTTCCGTTTCCGCAGCGGGATCTGGCACGGGCTCTGCTTCTAGATCAGGATCCAATCATGCACCCGGTCCAGGTGCCGCTCCATGTCCCGTACCCGGAAACGGAGCCACCGCCaatgcagctgcagcggcaTTCATGCAGCGCGGCGCCCAGACGCCATTAACATTCACCACGGCCACCTTTGCGCAGACTAAATTCGGCAGCACCAAGCTGAAGACCAGCTCCAAGCGCACAAACAG CAGCAGCGCCTATCGCATGTCGCCCACTGAGTTCTCCAACTACATCAAACAGCGTGCaatgcagcagcagatgcatCATGGCCATGCAGTTGTCCCGTCCGCAGGATCATCGGTAACGGCAGCATATGGCGGCCTGGACGCCGTCTCGCCTGCCCGTTCCCTGTCGCCAAATCCCCTATCGCTGGCCGGAAATCAGAATCAGTCCGTATCGGGATCGTCGGCCGATTCGTATTACTATCCAAACATGGCGATCAATATGTATCCACAGTATGGCACTCCACGCTGCCTCTTTGAGTCGCACTTCTCGGCGGATGTTAGTAGCATGGGTCTGTACGTGAGCGGAACTGCTGGTGCTGCAGTCGCCGCAGTCGGAAGTGTTGGCGCCAACAAGTATAGTACTTATCTGGAGCCGTGCTACTATGGCAGTGGCCATGCCAACAACACCCAACAGCATCCGCAGCAACAGAATCGTGGCGGAATGGATCGTCCAAATAGTAGCGAAAGCTGCTTTGGCCTCAATGTGGATTGCGGCAGTGTTGTGCTCGAGgattcatcatcatcgtcatctgcagcagctgctACTGTGGCCGTTACCATTGCCGGGGACTCATCGGCGGAGAACAGTCCTCTAAGTACACCTACCGTGGCAGCCATAAATGTAGGAAAAGCCACCAGTCCTCCTTCCAATtccaccagcagcagtagTAGCCATCCAACTCAACAAGTGGAACAGCCGTCCTCCTCATcgggaaacggaaacggaaatgcaaACGCCAATGCGAACGGAAACAACGGTAACAATTCCAACAGCAATACCAAACTGATCGATGGCATAAGCGCCTTCTATGGCACCGGATCATCGTATCAGCAACTATTGGTTGCCAACTAG
- the LOC6620214 gene encoding protein NipSnap — protein sequence MLKLRNLLAVGKSNNNAVRSLSTTPSCNDSESWFSKLLVRKIEPTKESHSRMLSDKEIIYALHTHNVRPDSMGSYLTNYKTTVALINEKKANLSCELVASWTVQVGDMDQCLHLWKYTGGFEKIDQAKEDLWNDPEYLSLMQERSKFLRSRHLQYLLAFSYWPQIASRTGKNIYEMRSYRLTPGTMIEWGNNWARAINFRKYNNEAFAGFFSQIGRLYNVHHIWCYKSLQDRKETREAAWRSPGWDECVAYTVPLIREMHCRVLAPTEFSPSQ from the exons ATGCTTAAGCTACGTAATCTATTGGCCGTcggcaaaagcaacaacaacgctgTCCG CTCTCTGTCCACCACTCCGAGCTGCAACGATTCAGAATCATGGTTCTCAAAACTGCTCGTTCGGAAAATAGAGCCAACCAAGGAGTCGCACAGTCGCATGCTCAGCGATAAGGAAATCATATATGCCCTTCATACCCACAACGTCAGGCCCGATTCCATGGGCAGCTACTTAACTAACTA CAAAACTACTGTCGCTTTGATCAACGAGAAGAAGGCAAACCTTTCCTGCGAATTGGTGGCATCATGGACAGTTCAGGTGGGCGACATGGATCAGTGCCTGCACCTGTGGAAGTACACAGGAGGCTTCGAGAAGATAGATCAGGCCAAAGAAGACCTTTGGAACGATCCCGAGTATCTTAGCTTGATGCAGGAGCGTTCCAAGTTCTTGCGCTCCCGTCATCTGCAATATCTCTTGGCATTCAGCTACTGGCCGCAAATTGCCAGTCGTACCGGCAAGAACATTTACGAAATGCG CTCATACCGACTGACCCCTGGCACCATGATTGAGTGGGGAAACAACTGGGCCCGCGCCATCAACTTTCGCAAGTACAACAACGAAGCATTCGCCGGATTCTTCTCGCAGATCGGAAGACTGTACAATGTCCATCACATTTGGT GTTACAAATCTCTGCAAGACCGTAAGGAGACCCGTGAAGCAGCCTGGCGATCCCCCGGATGGGATGAGTGTGTGGCCTACACGGTGCCATTAATCCGCGAGATGCACTGCCGTGTCCTGGCGCCCACTGAGTTCTCGCCCTCACAATAA
- the LOC6620216 gene encoding uncharacterized protein LOC6620216 isoform X2 — MPKNEHISSPVCEVLSIYDIDYERILKPHMLKQWNEKKLALKAFDYFDFLTPDQIILACKYSYLVQYEPLETIYMGDKDSLGYVRFVLSGECVILQCLSMKVTNTEGEVDYELTEINKDDGLEMFQSWKDVTSRNSFLDIQDILASSTSSEEVEGGTKKKQAMRKMGLAEIQKFCGLRTSNTPSRKKSKQRRTLTTAAQARKTQLIQSLRRGTPWLPSVIPNDDDDDDDDDDGDGHMDEDYLGYAEDLYDEVDTDDSSYDSNSSSSSVSMDRTLVQVQLKPRSADSSTPSEKKASSSSSEIFTASSVTNEKTLVDESPKPVKEPVETHFIDVGSLTYGSVFGLGEKMEHRVIMARTVVQCLLLPRFWLLEEEQNPGNIWHRRRFYFECNVPSRQDLFTNFLKTRQWNKFRHDYIESLLDREEKGNITKEEDIPIMCRIVETSDDAT, encoded by the exons ATGCCCAAGAATGAACACATATCTAGCCCTGT TTGTGAAGTCTTATCGATATACGATATCGATTATGAGCGCATCCTGAAGCCACATATGTTGAAACAATGGAACGAAAAGAAGCTTGCACTAAAAGcatttgattattttgattttttaactCCGGATCAG ATAATTCTAGCTTGCAAGTACTCGTACTTGGTTCAATATGAGCCCCTAGAGACCATTTATATGGGGGATAAGGACTCTTTGGGTTACGTGCGATTTGTTCTTAGTGGAGAGTGTGTAATTTTGCAGTGTTTAAGTATGAAG GTCACCAACACCGAAGGAGAGGTTGACTACGAGCTAACCGAAATCAATAAGGATGACGGTCTTGAAATGTTTCAGTCTTGGAAAGACGTTACAAGTCGTAACTCgttcttagacatacaggaCATTTTGGCCTCGTCCACCTCCTCTGAGGAAGTTGAAGGGGGCACAAAGAAGAAACAAGCG ATGCGCAAAATGGGTCTAGCTGAAATTCAAAAGTTTTGTGGTCTCCGGACCTCTAACACACCGTCTCGAAAAAAATCAAAGCAGAGAAGAACCTTGACTACGGCGGCACAGGCCAGAAAAACTCAATTAATACAGTCGCTGCGACGAGGAACTCCTTGGCTGCCAAGTGTAATACCtaatgatgacgatgacgatgacgacgacgacgacggtGACGGCCATATGGATGAAGATTATTTGGGCTATGCCGAAGATCTCTATGATGAAGTTGACACGGACGATAGCTCATATGATTCCAATTCCTCGAGTTCCTCTGTCTCCATGGATCGTACCCTCGTGCAAGTGCAGCTTAAACCACGCAGCGCAGACAGCAGCACTCCGTCCGAGAAGAAAGCATCCAGTTCATCGTCAGAAATATTTACGGCGAGTTCGGTGACCAATGAGAAGACTTTAGTAGACGAGAGTCCCAAACCAGTTAAG GAGCCCGTTGAGACTCATTTTATAGACGTAGGCTCGCTGACCTACGGTAGTGTTTTTGGACTGGGCGAAAAGATGGAGCATCGTGTGATAATGGCACGCACTGTTGTTCAGTGCCTGCTCCTTCCGCGCTTTTGGCTCCTCGAAGAGGAACAGAATCCGGGCAACATTTGGCACCGCCGTCGTTTTTACTTCGAGTGCAACGTGCCGTCGCGCCAGGACTTGTTTACCAACTTTCTGAAGACCCGGCAATGGAACAAATTCCGTCACGACTACATTGAAAGCCTGCTAGATCGCGAGGAGAAGGGCAACATTACCAAGGAGGAAGATATACCAATTATGTGCCGCATCGTGGAGACTAGCGACGATGCTACATAA
- the LOC6620217 gene encoding uncharacterized protein LOC6620217 isoform X1 has product MESEGSRSEDIGRTKTGPNLSEESLGSSTSSSVLNSWTILPVVKEKDDGLEAKTEVLTDLRPSSRADKQKNESRCNRPAAEDPQADDISDGISIISDCESTDRISPNLFLREPLLGDLGFGDLPTSPVELIAPISTDQQLSEYPEREPEQQQPESKSVVRSKLDLQLPPLVQNGLTAFFYVASTLAILAFVGKLRNPEWQVLGEEKPLIELERRVGELELQNNLLRAEIDIMSKKLQYLASGQDATMQRQGAGRAKGKTFKAWPGNGDSVQPVDITKADLKQPFQCDNGQFVEIAGMCLENKQHLDSLTDEIGNAVNDVLQQSGAFHKFEKVTEKLGNFAGAEDTENVDPKGFHSKRNDGPQTVTSHGQSSKLADGSKERYRPKYKQEYNSNERKQRRRNEDHDRRSRTDDHSREQGKTKCYDQSSNKRGCYNKKSNEEHSNENSKERYPNHDSGSGEWHERMMLQRENTRHKHQKRNNKNWFIKRGESREQMRSGETQS; this is encoded by the exons ATGGAGTCGGAGGGCAGCAGGAGCGAAGACATTGGGCGCACTAAGACCGGGCCCAATTTGAGTGAGGAGTCTCTCGGGAGCAGCACCTCATCGTCGGTACTCAACTCGTGGACCATTCTGCCAGTGGTTAAGGAGAAGGATGACGGACTGGAGGCGAAGACCGAAGTGTTGACGGATTTAAGGCCGAGCAGTCGGGCGGATAAGCAGAAAAACGAGAG TAGATGCAACAGGCCTGCAGCCGAGGATCCTCAGGCAGATGATATTTCTGATGGCATTTCGATAATCAGCGATTGCGAGAGTACGGATCGCATATCACCGAATTTATTTCTGCGCGAACCCCTATTGGGTGACTTGGGTTTCGGTGATTTACCAACTAGTCCCGTGGAACTGATTGCCCCAATTAGCACTGACCAGCAGCTATCGGAGTATCCTGAGCGGGAGCcggagcagcaacagccggAGTCCAAGAGCGTTGTGCGCTCCAAATTAGATCTGCAGTTGCCGCCGCTGGTGCAAAATGGCCTGACCGCCTTCTTCTATGTGGCCTCCACTTTGGCCATTCTAGCCTTTGTCGGCAAACTACGCAATCCGGAATGGCAGGTGCTCGGTGAGGAGAAGCCCCTGATCGAACTGGAGCGCCGAGTGGGTGAGCTGGAGCTACAAAACAATCTACTGCGTGCCGAGATCGATATCATGTCCAAGAAACTGCAATATCTCGCATCTGGACAGGATGCAACGATGCAGCGACAGGGAGCTGGTCGTGCCAAGGGCAAGACCTTCAAGGCCTGGCCAGGAAATGGTGATTCGGTTCAGCCCGTGGATATCACCAAGGCCGATTTGAAGCAACCGTTTCAGTGCGACAATGGCCAGTTTGTTGAGATCGCTGGCATGTGCCTGGAGAACAAGCAGCATCTCGATTCTCTAACAGATGAGATTGGAAATGCCGTCAACGATGTGCTACAGCAGTCTGGAGCCTTTCACAAGTTTGAAAAGGTCACCGAGAAGCTGGGCAACTTTGCTGGTGCCGAGGATACCGAAAACGTTGATCCCAAAGGTTTTCACTCGAAAAGAAATGATGGTCCACAAACCGTGACTTCCCATGGCCAGTCATCGAAGCTGGCGGATGGTTCGAAAGAACGTTACAGGCCAAAGTATAAGCAAGAGTACAACTCCAACGAAAGAAAGCAGCGGCGACGGAATGAAGATCACGATCGCCGCAGCCGTACAGATGATCACTCACGGGAGCAAGGTAAAACTAAATGCTACGATCAGTCCTCCAATAAACGAGGGTGTTACAATAAGAAATCCAACGAGGAGCACTCCAACGAGAACAGCAAGGAACGCTATCCCAATCACGATAGCGGTAGTGGCGAGTGGCATGAACGAATGATGCTACAGCGAGAAAACACTCGCCACAAACATCAGAAGCGGAACAATAAGAACTGGTTCATCAAGCGAGGCGAAAGTCGCGAACAGATGCGTTCTGGAGAGACCCAAAGCTAA